AAAGATGGCTGCTTTACCTTGTAATAAATCTGAAATTACTTTATCTGGTTTTTCAGATGTTTTAGACTGAGGGAAGATACTAAATTTACTTTCATCAATATACTTTGCTAAGTACCCTGTATCTGGGATATAGGGGCATTTAATATCTGATAATTTTTTCTTTAATTGCTTCAAGATATTTTCATCTATGAGGTTCTCAATATATACTAAAGCTGTTTCAGCATTATTATTTTCTCCTAATGTGTATTTATCTACCTTTAGTTGTTTATTTTTTAATTTTTCTTGTATTAGACCAATATTCGAATTAAGAACATCTACAAAAGCACTTTTTTCACCTCGTAGAGTCTCTTCGATTTTTATTTCTGAAACATTTTTTAAATTACTCTTTGAGGTACTGCAAATAATTGCCTTATTTTCATTATTTATAAATACAACTGTGTCTCCAGACTGAATTCTACTTAAAATCATATTTATGTCATTTGAGATACTTGTGTCACTAATAGAGATATACCTTTGAGCTATAAAATCTACTACACAGCCATCTAAGTTTATTTCATTATCGAATTGAAATAATAAAGGATCTATTATTCTTGCCTCAATTGTCTCTTTGTTGGAAATATTACTCATATACAATAGAGCACATTTTATGTTTCCTTTTAGGATAATATTTCTTATTACAAAGCTATAATTAACAGGAAAAGCTGCTTTTATTAGTTCTATATTTTCACTTATATTGTTCGTTAAAAATTTGGCATGCATACTTTCTCTCCTAACTTATTAAGCCTTGCTTTAGATTTTAGTTTTACCTTAGTATTTTGGTTTATACATTATAAAGGAAAGTTTATTATTATAATAAAAAACTCGCTATTAAAAATAACGAGTTTTCAATATATTAAATTAAATTTTAACTAAACAATTGCAGACCAATCAACATATTTCACTAGTAAACTTACAAAGTTCTCTAAACCAATTAAATCTTCTTCATTAAATCGTTCCAAGATTGGACTATCAATATCTAAAACACCCTTTAGTTCACCATCTTTAATGATAGGCACAACTATCTCAGATAAAGTATCTACATCACAGGCAATATGGTCTTCAAACTCTAATACATTTTTTACTATTAAAGTCTTCCTATTATTAGCAGCGGTTCCACATACCCCATCTCCAATCTTGATATGAGTACAGGCTGGTTTTCCCCAAAATGGACCTAATATTAATTCACTGTTCTTATATAAATATAATCCAGCCCAATTTATTTCGTTTAACATCATGCCTAATAATGCTGCAGCATTACTTAAACTTGCTAACCAATCTGATTCATTCTCAATCATACCTTTTAAGATATTATTGATATTATTATATAACTCATTTTTGCTTTTAGTTTTGACCTTTTTAATCTGTTCCATATTTTCACTCCTTTACTGGTTCTAATAATATTATATAGTTTTAACAACTAAAAACATATAGGCAGTAACAATTTTTTTAACAAATATTACTACCTATTTATTTTTTTATTATTTTTATTTGTGTATTAAACATACTTTTTAATAACCTTGCACACTGTTTTTGCACAATAATTATTTCTTAACAAAAAAAATCTCCCCTAAGGGAGATTTTTACTGGTCTATACTCTAATACCAGCCTTTTTGATGCATATAGTTATATAGTTTTTCGCCGTGTTCTTGTTCTTCTTTTTGAATGTGATTTAGTACACTTCTCATTTGTTTATCTGGGCATTCAAAAATTGTAGTGTCGTAGTTCTTAGAAATGTGTTTTTCAGTCATTAATAAGTCCTGACACATTTTTTTATCGCAGTCTGTTACACCATTTGAGTTACTCATACCACCAGAAGTAGTGCCCGAAGTTGAACTTGATGATGTTCCTGTTGTATTACTACTTGAGGTTGTACCTATTGCATTGCTTGTTGAGTTATTTGTAGTTTGAGAACCAGAACTGTAAGAACCACTTGACGATGTCATTGATGAAGTGGAATTACTTGTAGATGGACCTCCTGCTGTTGCTCCATAAGAGCCATATGAGATACCACCGCTACCCACTACTAGGTCTTCAGCGTCAATGGTATTTTCATAACTTCTCATCATACTGTTACCATCATTTTGATTTACATAGCTACCTAAACCACCGCCACCTGTATAACCACTAAATATACTATCAGCTGACATTACAGGATTTTGAGCTGTTGCTGACTGTTTCTCGTTGAAATCCTTAGTACTAGCAGATAAAGTAGATTGTGGTGGATAATTATATTGCTGTGACTTACTTTTGTTGTTAGTAGTAGATTTGTTATTGTTATTGCTATTTTTGCTACCACTTGTCATTGATGACGAACCACTTGTTTTACTAGTTGTTGATCCACCTGTGGTTTTTGATGATGCGCTATTTGTGTAGCTTGTAGTACCAGTTGACTTAGAGCTTGTTGAAGAGTTAATGCCACTTCCTGATGTACTATTGGTATAGTTAGCTGCACTCATAGTACTTCCTGTACCCATAGTACTGTTAGAACTACTACTATTAGTTGAGCTATTCATACCTGAATTACTTCCACTTGAACCACTATTGCCTACATTAGGGATTGTACCATTTAACATAGTTTGAATAGTATTGTAGTGTTGTTGTTCACAATTACCTATTTCAGTTAATAATTGAGATAATTGTGGATCTTTTGCTTTAGCAGCATACTCTGTGTATTTATCTACACATAACTTCTCGTGCTCTAGTTGATCTTGCAGTAACGTTTGAACTTTTGAAGTTAATCCTATACCATTTGATTGACTACTGTTGTTCAACATAACACCTCCCAAATTACATATATAGTTTTTCTATATTGGTAGGCCTTTATCCAAAATTACCATTGGTTTTTATGGTAAATTATGTTTATACATTAAATAATATATTCTTTCATCCAAGCTACTGATCTTAAAAAGTAATCAACTACCAAGCTTGGGTTAGTAAAAAGATGATACTGGTTTTTATACCTTACAAATACTGTTTTTTTGTTTTGACGTTTTAAAGCTACAAACAGTTGCTCACTTTGCGCGATTGGACACCTTAAATCGCTTTCACCATGTAATAATAAAATAGGAGTATTTATTTTATCTACATAGTTTAAAGGTGAATAATACAGCAACTTTAAGCCATTACTCCATGGGTTAGCATTTAATTGATGCTCTAAAAAATTATGACCTTTATCACATGTTCCATACATACTGTGCAAATTAGTAACACTAGCTCCCGATACTGCTGCTTTAAATCTGTTTGTTTTAGTAGTTATCATATTTGTCATATAGCCACCATAGCTTAAACCAGTCACACCTAGTTTTTTGGCATCTGCAATACCTATATTAATTAAGTATTGTACACCTTTCATAATGTCTATATAATCATTATTTGCCCAATCATTTAAAACCTTTTGAGCAAAATCTAAGCCATAAGATAAGCTACCTCTGGGATTAGTAAAAATAACTGCAAAGCCATTAGCAACATATAATTGCGCTAAAAACATAAAAGCACTTCCATACATTCCTTGAGGACCACCATGTATTAATAGTATGGTAGGCATCATTTTTTGAGTATAATACCTGGGAACTACATACCAGCCATCAATTTGCTCATCATCTGCTCCACTATAAATAAACTTTGTCGTTTTACCAATGTTATAGTCATTAAGCCACTCATTTGCATTTATTAATTCGATAAGGTCATTATTTTTATACTCATAAATACACTCGGGTTTTTCAGAATCACCTAAAAGTAATAAAATATCGTTGTCTACTCTACTAAAAGCACTTATACTTTGATTGTTATTATAGTACAAAATTTTCACTTGATTAGTAACTTTATTGATTTCAGCTAATACACTTGCTCCTTTATTTGCAAATAAAATTGTAAATGCGTTACCATTACTAAGCCACTTATATTTAAGGGTTTTTGAATAAAATCTTATTTCGCTAGCTGGCAGTTCACCAATATTACGATCCAAACCTTTAGTTAAATCTGTAAGTTGATCTAGTGTAGCATTTTGCTCGTTTATACTACACATATATAGTCTGCTATTGTAGTATTGCTCGTCACTGCTTATTGCAACAAAAGATATCTCTAAACTATCAGGAGATAATTGCAGTTGAGACATTAATCCCGTATTTTTAACTAATACGTGTTCTTCTTTTGTTTTTAAATTTATTTTTACTAGCAAGTACTCTAAAAATAAATTGTCCTTATCCTTAACCTGTTTAACAGCATATACATAGTTATTATTTTTTGAAAATATAGGATTATAATAGTTAAAATTGCCGAGAGTTATTTCTTTTAAATCCTTAATTTCGTTATTTTTGAGCTTTGCTAGATAAATTTTATTTTTAGCAGAGGTATTATAACCAATACCATCATTCTTATAGTCTATATC
This Clostridium sp. 'deep sea' DNA region includes the following protein-coding sequences:
- a CDS encoding spore germination protein, translated to MHAKFLTNNISENIELIKAAFPVNYSFVIRNIILKGNIKCALLYMSNISNKETIEARIIDPLLFQFDNEINLDGCVVDFIAQRYISISDTSISNDINMILSRIQSGDTVVFINNENKAIICSTSKSNLKNVSEIKIEETLRGEKSAFVDVLNSNIGLIQEKLKNKQLKVDKYTLGENNNAETALVYIENLIDENILKQLKKKLSDIKCPYIPDTGYLAKYIDESKFSIFPQSKTSEKPDKVISDLLQGKAAIFVNGCAYAVILPVVFIEFFQAFEDYSNRIILANFDRFLRLLSVIVVVSLAPIYLVLLKYNVELLPLNFIKVIIVSRKDIPLPPFMEIMLMEIIIEFLREGGLRLPSIVGQTLSIVGGIILGQAAIQASVVSPATLIVVTVGAIATFVIPNYEMSISIRLIRFFLLVIAEMLGFYGVIIGLFFIIAHLVNLESLGVPYFAPFTPMYVKDLRDSIVRMPINEIQSTTETFTNSANSSNGDKSSKSDEGSKSDEQK
- a CDS encoding GAF domain-containing protein; protein product: MEQIKKVKTKSKNELYNNINNILKGMIENESDWLASLSNAAALLGMMLNEINWAGLYLYKNSELILGPFWGKPACTHIKIGDGVCGTAANNRKTLIVKNVLEFEDHIACDVDTLSEIVVPIIKDGELKGVLDIDSPILERFNEEDLIGLENFVSLLVKYVDWSAIV
- a CDS encoding S9 family peptidase produces the protein MKKKLKAQNFYCFKSLAEPQLSPNKQSFIYLQRKVAADKQRYTTAIFLKSKNNINSTQLTEFKMNALNARFSLCSKYISFTYNDKKENYISIYNILAKSYNNFKTSLFISNAPIWSNNSDSLVFTAIDKGHETLNSYQGAPCLTESNLLNKNINVVTDIDYKNDGIGYNTSAKNKIYLAKLKNNEIKDLKEITLGNFNYYNPIFSKNNNYVYAVKQVKDKDNLFLEYLLVKINLKTKEEHVLVKNTGLMSQLQLSPDSLEISFVAISSDEQYYNSRLYMCSINEQNATLDQLTDLTKGLDRNIGELPASEIRFYSKTLKYKWLSNGNAFTILFANKGASVLAEINKVTNQVKILYYNNNQSISAFSRVDNDILLLLGDSEKPECIYEYKNNDLIELINANEWLNDYNIGKTTKFIYSGADDEQIDGWYVVPRYYTQKMMPTILLIHGGPQGMYGSAFMFLAQLYVANGFAVIFTNPRGSLSYGLDFAQKVLNDWANNDYIDIMKGVQYLINIGIADAKKLGVTGLSYGGYMTNMITTKTNRFKAAVSGASVTNLHSMYGTCDKGHNFLEHQLNANPWSNGLKLLYYSPLNYVDKINTPILLLHGESDLRCPIAQSEQLFVALKRQNKKTVFVRYKNQYHLFTNPSLVVDYFLRSVAWMKEYII